DNA from Cyanobacteria bacterium FACHB-DQ100:
TGTGCTGCTGTATGCGCCTGAGAGTTGGCGCGGACTCGCTAAAGGATGGCGACGACGCTATCAGCTAGAGAAGTTTGATCCGAGTTTTTTGCAACTGAGTGCGAGATATGAAGTGCCGATCGTTCCCACGATTTGTATCGGGAATGAATTTCTGCATCCCTGGACAGTAAATTCTAAACGATTGGCACGATGGTTAAAAATGCCGTTGCTACCTATATCGCCTTTACTGTTGTTATTTGTGTTGTTTCCGTCGTTGGGCGTATGGGCGGTGAGAACGCGATTAAAGTATTATTTTCAGCCTACACAGTCGCCGCTAGACGAGAATTTGACGCGATCGCAGCTTTACGATCAAGCAAGAGACTTACGATCGCGCTTACAACAAGAACTCAATCATCTAACGGCACGCTAAACCTGTGTAGGGATTCACCGGGATCGGAGATGGGATCGGGCTTCCATAAATCGCGGTGCCGCAAGAGGGAAGTGTATAGTTGCCAAAACCAAAGCCTGGATTGACGATGACCCTTCGCGCTCTCGGTGTCACAATTACAGTCGAACCGGGAAATGCTGGTGGATAGAATCCAGGCGAGTAATAGCCATTGTTGTAATAGCCGTTGTTGTAATAGCCAGGGGAGTAATAGCCATTGTTGTAATAGCCATTGCTTGGAGTACGAATAATAATCTGTCTGTTGTAGCCCGGAGAACCACGATAAAAAGTTCCACCAGAAAAGCCAGAGGGCACACCGAAGCTAGAAGGCGATCCGATCGTCACCCCAAAGCCAGAGGAGCGAGTGCGATAGCCCGCCTGAGCGGGTAATAGAGGTGCAAGCACGATCGCGCCTGCAACGATACAAGAAATGAGCTTAAACATAACATCCTCAAGATTGCAGCGAAGTTGAGTTGATGCACCGTCTAGACTTGCAATTTCGACGGCTTAGCGATCGCGTTTCCGGCAATCCAGCCTGTCGTCCAAGCACTTTGAAAGTTGAAACCACCTGTAATACCATCAATATCTAATATTTCACCCGCGAAATAAAGACCAGAACAACAACGGCTTTCCATTGTTTTGAAGTTAATTTCCTTCAAACTCACTCCGCCACAAGTCACAAATTCTTCTTTGAATGCGCCTTTACCAGAAATTTGATAGCTCCCTTGGGTGAGTTCCTGGATCAGTTGGTTCAGGGTTTTGTTAGATAGCTCTGCCCATCGACGATCGCGATCGATTCCGACTGCTTCCGTTAACCGTTCCCATAAGCGGCGGGGTAACATGACCGGGCAATTGGCGGCGATCGTTTTTTGCGGAATTTGACCCCTCACGGCTGTTAATTCTTGCCGCAATTGTTCCGGGTTCTGTTTTGGCAACCAGTTAATTGTCAGTTTTGCTCGATAGTTGTAATCGTGAAGTTCCCTTGCTGCCCATGCAGAAAGCTTTAAGACCGCAGGCGCACTTAAGCCCCAATGGGTGATTAATAAAGCTCCGGTCTGTTCAAATTTGGATTCCCCGACTTGCAACTTCAGCCGAGCCGAATCAACGGAAACACCCGCGAGGTCAGTCAAGCGATCGTCGCGCACATTGAACGTAAACAGCGACGGAACCGGCTCGATGATTGAATGTCCCAATGCTCTGGCAAATTCATACCCGTGGGGATTGCTTCCGGTTGCAATCAGGACGCGATCGGCAGTCAGAACTTCACCAGAGCGGAGTTCGATCGCGAATTCATCGCCCAACTTTGTCACAGATTTTACCGGAGCCTGGGTGTAAATTTTCACGCCTAGATCGGCTGCTTGATTAAATAAGCAGTCTGCGATCGTTCTCGAATCATCAGTAATCGGAAAAATGCGTCCGTCAGCTTCCGTTTTGAGTTTGACATTACGATCGGTAAACCATTCGATCGTATGTTTTGCTTGGAACTGTGAAAATGCGCCTCGAAGTGCTTTTCCGCCTCTTGGATAATGCTGCACTAATAAAGACGGCTCAAAGCACGCATGAGTCACATTACAGCGACCTCCGCCCGAAATCAGCACTTTCGATAAACATTGCCGCCCTGCTTCGAGCAACGTTACTTCCATACCAGATTGCGCGGCACAAATCGCCCCAAAAAATCCTGCTGCTCCACCGCCAATAACAACTAATTTCACCGCTCTATTTCTCCCAGTGCGATCTTGATCTTAGGCGATTCGATCGCGCTTACAGACTCAGAATTACAACGCTGAGGTTAAGATTTGAGAAACCAGAATGAATCAATATGCAACCTCATCGGGATAAGACGATCGCACGATTACGATCGCTCACACATCTGCTTGATAATGCCTTTCCAATTCCAGGGACAAAATATCGCGTCGGAATTGATCCCATCATTGGGCTGTTGCCGGGGGGTGGGGATGTAGCGATGTCATTTGTTTCGTCCTATATCCTGATCGAAGCTGCACGGTTGGGCTTGCCTCGCCCAACTTTGCTCCGAATGTTGTGGAATTTGATTCTTGATGCGTTGCTTGGAATTGTTCCAATGGCGGGCGACTTTGTTGATCTAGCTTGGAAGGCAAACAGTAAAAATCTGGCACTGATCGAGGCACATTTAGCGAAACCAGGACAACAAGCGAAAGCGGATTATTTGTTCGTGGCGTTGCTGATTGTGATCTTTCTTGCAGTCGTGATTGCGTTAGGAATGTTGACGGTGTTAGTTATTAGCACCATTTGGAATGCGATCGCGGCATAACGCAGCAAAGATGCAATAATGATGCGGCTGTTTTTTTCTTGTCGCAATGCCGCGCTCAACCACTCTCCTCACCCCCGAAGCCCTGGAGCCAACTGAATTCAAGTTTGATCTACCCGACCCGAACGACGATCGCATTGCAGAACTTGAATTTCAGCAGCAAATTGAGCAAGCATGGCAGGTGTGCGATCGCTTCGATTTGCAGACGGATATTTGGCGGGGACGAATTCTTAGAGCAGTCCGAGAGCGCGAAAAGCGATCGGGAGAAGGTCGCGGGGCTGGATTTCTCAATTGGTTGAAAGACCGCGAAATTAGCAAAACCCAAGCTTATAAACTGATCGAACTTGCAAACAGCGCAGATATGCTTTTAGCAGGCGGATATATTGAGCCTGAAGATGTAAATCGATTTAGTAAGCAAGCCTTTGTCGAAACGGCTCAGTCGGAACCAGAAGTGCAGCAGCTTGTCGGCGATGCAGCGAAACGGGGCGATCGCATTACTCGTCGTGAAGTGCGACAACTCTCCGACGACTGGACAGCCATGAGTTCAGAGTTGTTGCCCGAAGAGATTCGCGAGAAAGTTGTTGATCAAACGATTCCAACCCGTTATGTTGCGCCTTTGGTCAAACATTTGCAGAAACTACCCGAATCGCATCAGTCTTCAATTCGACAAGCGATCGCAGAGCAGCCTGATCTCGATACCTTGAAGCAGGCAACCGGAGAAGCTCGATCGCTCTCTCGCTATCTAGAAGCGGCTCCCCAAGTGCAAGCGTTGAATGACGAATCGATCGACATTCAGAACGCCTTGGATGAAGCGATGCGCTTAGGGTGTCTCAACTCTGCCGCAGAATTAGTGAATCAAGCCGCGCAGCTAGAGCAAGCGATCGCTAAACTCTACACGACTTGGAAACGAGTCAATACCTTATCTGATAGGCTCTACGAAGATACGGGCGCGAGTACCCCGAATCTACGGTCGATGTTGAAATCGCTGGAACGGCTGTCTAGTGATTCGATCGAATTCTACTTTGGCGATCCGAGAGGCGAGAACTTTTCGCACACGATTCGACTCAAACTAGAAGACGATCAAATTTCAGACGGGGACTAGCGATCGCTCGATCGTCTTAGATACACCCAGTGGCGGTAGTTCGGGTGAACATGACCTTCGGGTTCTCGGTGCAAGTTCGTTTCCGGTTCAACGGGCTTGCGGTCTTGTTCTAACTTCTTGCGATTAAAGAATTTCATGAGAGTCCTCCTCAATGAAGTGATTGCAGGAGGCACTTTCAAACCTGTCACCATACTTGGCTAAGGCAGCCGTATGTCCGAATCTTTTCTGTGCCTTATACTACTATTCTACAAGATTCTGCTAAGGCCATATCACTAAAGAGCGATTTGTTTCTTTAGGTTTAGCGGAAGAACTCAGCAACCGCGCAATCAAATTCCGGAAGCAATGCAGAGGTTAATCTATCTTGCGAAAATAAAGTAGAAACGAGTTGAAGCAGAGCATCCTGACGGCGATACACTTCTAACTGTTGGATTCGCCAATCGAGAATCCAATACTCCTGAACTCCGCGTTCTGCATATAGTTTTAGCTTGGTTTCGCGGTCTCGGCGCTCATTCTGCGTTCCGGGAGACAATACCTCGACGATGAGTTCTGGGGCGATCGTAAAATGCCCTTCTTCATCGACTCCCACAGCTAACCGCTCATTGCTAATCCAAATGACATCTGGAATCACGTTATCTGCATCGTCAAAAATGACTCCCGGAGTCGGAACTGCTTGTCCCACTTGGGATATGCCTGACCAAACATTCAGCACTTGATAGGCTTGTCCAATCACTTTCTGATGCTTCCAGTGCGGGGCGCGGGTCATGAGCAGATGTCCATCAACAATTTCATAGCGATTACTGCTCTCAGGCAGAAGCTTGAGATCTTCAGTCGTCCAGTAGACTCGATTTGCAGCTTGAGACATAAGGACAGCAGCTTAGAGGATGTTGTTATTGTAGGCGAACACCCTTCGCGTGAGCCAAACGCAACACTAAAATCATTACTAAAATCATTGTTTCCCGTTCCAACGTAGCACTACAACTTCTTCGCGGATTTGTTCTTTCGTTGCAGTCGCTAATCGAGTTCTAAACAAATCAATGTTCACCACTTCATAGCCCAGTTCACTAGCAATGTCTGCTAACAGTTGACCTGTCCGAATCATCACACGCAAATATGACGCTTGATCTCCAACCACATAAGCTAGCTGAGCACCAGGGCGCAGTGCAGAACGTAACTCAGCTAAATGCTTTGCCATTCCGCCGAAATACAGCTTAGTGACTCGTGCATACATTCGCTCAAACCCGCTTGTTTTTCCAAGCTCAATCCGGCGATCTTCAATTTCTTGAGCAATGCGTTGAATCTCAGGAAAATGCGACACCCATCGATCGTCGTCATCGACCTTATAAACGCCGCGTGTGTTTGATCGCACTAATCCCCGCTTCATTGCTTGCAGTTCAGCTTTGGTGTTGATAAAGCCAAGCAGCACCGACTCTAGCCGTGTCGTGCGGGTGTAGTCTTTCTCATTGGGATAAGGTGGGGAAGTAATCACCGCATCAATCGAATCCGGTGCCAGAATCTGTCCGGCGTTGCGAGAATCTGCATGGTGAACGATCGCTTCGGTTTCAGCTTGAGAGGCTAAGGTGCGTAAATCGTTGGCAATGATTCGCACTGCCTGTAGCCACGATTCAATCACAGGCGCATCAGATTTCGCTACTCCGATGCTCACTTCCGGTCTAAATCGTAAGTTACTAATCGAGAATACTAAAGCTTTTGCGAGTGCAAGCCGAATGTGAGCATCATAGCGATCGTTTGAATGTCGCTGGATTTCCTCAAGTAGCACTAGGGTTTTATCCAGTGGAACAGGACTGATGGAATCAGCTAACAGTAGCTTTTGGACTTCTTCGGTTAGAGTTCGGGGTTGTCGCGGCTGATTTTGCACTGCTTCTGCGGTGGTTGCAATGTCTTCTGCGTGACGAATTAAAGCATCAGGATCAACTGTCCAATTAAGCTTCGTTTGACAAGCAAATGCTGCCATTGCATTGGCTTCAATTCCAACGCTCTTAATGCCTAATTTTTTGCACTCAACCGGAGTCGTTCCAGTTCCACAAAACGGATCAAGCACTCGTTGGGATGAATCAACTTTAAACTTCTGCAAATACTCTCGGACGAGGTGCGGCGGGTAAGAAAGCACAAAGCGATACCAATCGTGGGCTGATCGATCTTCGGGTCGAAGTTGATTAATCTCTAAGCCTTTGCGGTTTGAATTTGGGACTGGGATCGGTAACGATAGCTGGGTCGATCTTGGCGATTCAACTTCGGCATTTAGCATATCTTACGGGGTCGATCGCGAAACGATTTGGATGCAATCTGCACAAGATTACTACGAAACGCCAGAAACAGCGCTAATTTACAAGGGATTCGATCAAATTCGAGCAATCCAACGATTTGCGATCGGCATTCTCCATCCGGTGCCAAAGGCACGATCGGTCACTTTCAATCCGGGAGGTGCTTGCTTGCGCTTAAATTCTGCAATCCGAACTAATTTAACGATTCGTTCGACGATCGCCGCTTCATGTCCGGTAGCAACAATTTCGGCAGGGGCTTGATGTTGGTGAATGTAGCGATCGAGAATGTCGTCCAACACATCGTATTCTGGCAGTGAGTCTTGATCTTTCTGACCAGGCTTTAATTCTGCGCTGGGCGGTTTCACAAGCACATTCACCGGAATGATCTCTTGCGATCGATTAATCCATTCGCACAGCTTGTAGACTTTTGTTTTCGGCACATCTGCGATCGCGGCTAACCCACCATTCATGTCTCCGTATAAGGTGCAATATCCGACAGCAATCTCTGATTTGTTTCCGGTTGAAACTAAGAGATGTCCAAATTTGTTCGACACTGCCATCAGCAAAGTACCGCGAATTCGAGACTGTAAATTCTCTTCTGCCAGGCCGAAGGGTGTTCCTGCAAACAATGGATCAAGGGTGTGATCAAAACATTCCATGATTGTTCCGATCGGCAATGTTTGCGTCTGAATTCCTAAATTCTGAGCAAGATCTAGCGCGTCTTGAATGGAATGATCAGAACTATAGGGAGAAGGCATCAGAATGCCGAGAACATTGTCTTGACCAACTGCTTCGGCTGCGATCGCGGCAATTAATGATGAATCAATTCCACCACTCAAACCCAATACAATCTTAGAAAAACCACATTTACGGGCATAATCTCGCACACCTAAAACTAAAGCTGACCATAGTTCAGCTTCTTCGCAATCGGGAGCCTCTACGATCGTGCTGTTCTCAAAATCCCGTGTTGCAAGATTGTACTCAATCGTTAGCCAATCTTCTTCAAAGCTAATCGATCGTGCAATCAATGCCCCTTTTCGATTGATTGCAAAGCTTGCGCCATCAAAGATCAGATCATCATTACCGCCAACTTGATTTGCGTAGATTAAAGGTTGCTGAAATCGCAATGCTCCATGTTGCAGCATCGCTTCCCTCAGCTTTCGCTTTCCGACTGTGTAGGGCGAGGCGGAAAGATTGATCGTGAATTCTACGCCTGCCTGGGCGAGATCTGCGATCGGATTCAAGGTATAGGTTCGTCTGCCCCAAAATTCCTCATCGTTCCAAAGATCCTCGCAGATTGTGACTCCAATCCGAACTCCATCTAGCTCGAACTGATTTGGCTGATTTCCCGGCTCAAAGTAGCGATCCTCATCAAACACATCGTAAGTTGGCAGTAAGCGCTTGTGAAAGACTTTCAGAATGTTGCCTTTCTCAATCAATGCCACACTGTTGAACAAGGGTTTTCCGCCTGTTGAGAGCGATCGAGCATTTGGCTCAACGGTTCCCACTAACACCGCCACACCTTCAGGGATGTTTGCTGCAAGCTCCGCAAGTTGCTTTGCCATTGTTGCAATAAAGCTCGGATCAAGCAGCAGATCGCGTGGTGGATAACCACAGAGTGATAGTTCTGGAGTCAGCAGTAAACGAACATTCTCAGATGCTGCACGATCGGCAGCTTGGAGAATTTTGTTCGCGTTGCCTTGGATATCTCCGATCGTCGGATTGAGTTGTGCGATCGCAATTTTCATCATGATTGGTTCAGCGTTTGCAAGATAGCAGTAATGTTTGTTTTAAGCTCTGGCAGATTTTGCTCTACGACCCGCCAAACTTCTTCAGGATCAACTCGGACATAATCGTGAATTAAAACATCTCTTAATCCTGCAATCCGTTTCCAAGAAATATCAGGATAGCTTTCTCTAATCGAAAGTGGTAATTGTTTAGTCGCTTCTCCAATAATCTCAAGATTGCGAACTACAGCATCCCGCATCATACGATTTTGCAAAAATGCTTCGCGTCCTTCAGCAGTATAGGATTCGATCCATGTAATGCATTCTAAAATATCGCTGAGTAAGAGACGGATTTCTCTCATAAGGGAACTGCCTCTTTCAGAACACGATCGCGAATCAATTCATGCAAATTTTCTGGTAGCGCCACATCAACTTTTCGTCCTAACACATCTTCGAGATCTTGAATTAGCGCAATGCGATCGAGCAAACTATGATTTTTCATCTCCACTAAGAAATCAACATCACTTTCTGCATTGGCTTCTCCTCTTGAGACGGAGCCAAAAACCCGAATATTAAAGGCTTTATGCTTGCGTGCGATCGCTAAGATCTCCTCTCGCTTATCCGCTAATAGTTCCTCGATTCCAAGTCCCATAATTTTAATCTCAAATAAACACTAAAGGCTTATCTTTTAGGGGTGCAAATGCCTCGGCATCAAAGCGATATAAACTTGCAGGTCGTCCCGCTCCTCTGGAAACTTTTACGCCTGTATCTGATAAGAAGCCGAGCTTTAATAGGCGCGATCGAAAGTTAGAATAATCCGAAAAATTCTCGCCTAGAACTGTGGTGTAAAGCTGAAATAAATCACTTAATGTAAACAATTCTGGTAATACATCAAACGCAACTGGACTGTATTCTAATTTGTTTCTTAAACGGCGATGACCATACTCTAAAATCTTGTTGTGATCAAATGCGAGTTGGGGTAATTGATCCACAGGATACCAAGCAATTCCGCTCACTCCATCTGCAATCAGTTCAGCTTCTGCAAACCGAACTAACGCAAAATAACTCACGGATAGATATCGCACTCCATAACTCTCTTTCGCCTCGCGCGGATCGCGATCGGGGCCGCCAAACGTATAAAGCTGCTCTAGATAAAGATTCCTCACCCGAATCTTTTCTGACAGAATCCGATAAGCTGCATCTTCGAGTGATTCTCCTTGTCGCACCAGGGTTCCCGGCAAGCTCCACTGCCCTAAAAACGGCTCCTCATGGCGCATCACCAGCAGAACCAACAAGCGATTTTGCGCGGTGTCTACCGAAAAAATGACGTTATCCACTCCCACCCTGAAATCTGCAAGCTTCTCTCCCATCAATGAACGGGTTGTTTTTTTATGTGTGCGTGGCATTGATACAGTTGCTCCCGATCGATATAAGCCTGAATCGAGGCTGTCACCCCAGATAAGTCACAGCCTTCGCGATATGCGGTGGATGACACATCTGGAACCGTCGCAGGCGCGATCGTGGTTTGCGCTCCCAGTGCTTCCAATCGCTGTAAATCTTCCGTTTTGAACTGATAGCGCGATCGCGGAATCACCAAGACTCGCACTCGCTGCAAGAGTTCCGTCACGCGATACCATTTCGATAACTGTTGTGCTACATCAAATCCCACAACTAGAGTAAGCTCTGCATTCGGATAGCGCTCTTGAATGCGATCGACCGTGACGATCGTTCTGGGATGACTCAGTTCGGGATGTACCTGCACATTCGGACAGCCTAACTCATTGACTAAAACTTGCAGCATGGCTGTTCGATGCGCTAACTCGGTTTGATGCGACTTAAATGGGTTGTCGGCTGCCCAAACTGCAACGTGATCAAACTGTCCGGACAGCCAGCGCAAAATTTCTAGATGTCCTGTGGTGGGCGGATCGGCACTAGTTCCAAATAGCGCGATTCTCATACAGATTTGCTCCGGTGACGAGTGCGATCGGTTAACTCAGAAAGCGCTTCGGAGAGTTCGACTGGAAGCGCAATTGGACTTTCAAGCTGTCGCGCTGATTCGGGTAAGCTTTGAACATTTTTCCAGGCGCGATCGCGAATTTGGGCGATTGTTTCCGGTTCGCTCATGCGCTCTCCCTGCTTGAACACCAATTGTAATAAAGGAATTTCTCCCTTGGGATCTTCAGTCGCAAGTCCTAAACGATCGCGCACTCCAGCTTGCCGAAAAATCTGCTTGCGTCCAGGATAGGTAACTTTCCCAGTCGCTTCTTTCATCACTGGAATTCCATCGATTTCAACTAGCTTATAAACCCCATTTACAGGAGCACCCGTAACCAGTTGAGTTCCTAAGCCATAGCCATCAATGCAAGCCCCGTTTGCCCTTAACTCGGCAATGCGATACTCATCGAGATCGCCACTGGCAAAGATTGAAACGCCAGGTAAGAGCGATCGCACTTTCTTCGACAAATCTAATAAATCGCCCGAATCAATCCGCACTCCTGCAAGCTCAATTTCTCCCGCTTTGAGTTGTTTCGAAAGCGATTCAGCCGCCGCGATCGTGTCGTAGGTATCAATCAGCAACGGCGCACCCGGAAAATAGCGATGAAAGGTAGCAAAAGCTCCGGATTCAGTCCCCTCGATCGCGCTCAACGCCATCACCAATGAGTGCGCCATCGTGCCAACGGGCTTGCGATCGAGTTTCACTGCCGCTAATACATTTGAAGTCGCATCTAAACCGCCCGCTAGCGCCGATCGAGCCGCCCAAATCGAACCCTGTGGACTAAAGGCGCGACGAGTGCCAAACTCAAACAAAATCGCATCTTTACCCGCAACATCTCGCATTCGAGCCGCACGAGTTGCGACTAGGGTTTGATAATTAATCGTATTTAGCAAGTAGGTTTCAACCAGTTGAGCCTGCCACAAAGGAGCCTCAATCCGCAGCAAAGGTTCATTCGCAAATACTGCCGTCCCTTCTGGAACTGCCCAGACATCCCCCTCGAATTGTCCCTCTTTCAGCCGTGCCCAAAACCGCTCCGGTGCTTGCTCAAAAATTCCCGTTGATTGTAGGGCTAAAATTTGCGCGTCGCCAAACTGAAAATTCTCCAAATATTCCAGGGCTTGCGCCAGTCCCATCGCAATTAAATAGCCAAATCCTTTTGGTAATCGCCGCACTGAAAGCTCAAAACTGGCGCGTCTTTGATCTAAACCTTCACCAACGTAACAAGCCGCCATTGTTAACTGATACAAATCAGTTAATAAGCTGTAATCTTCTGGACGAATAATGAGTTCAAGATCTTCCACCCAAATCCTCCTTGGGTTCAAAGGTGATGGCAGGCTGAGATTTACTGTTCCTAAATTATAGTTGATTTAACCAAAAGTCAAGAAGTAGATTCAGAAAACCAGCAATCTAATCTAAAGGCAATCAAAAAGGATTATAGTAGCTCTAACAAAAACAAGCCGTTTTACAGATGTGAAGGGATGTTGCGATCGTTCCGTATTCGCTCTAGTTTTTATAACTTTATTCAAATAGAAAATACGAAATTTCAAGAAAAACGAAATAACCTGCTTTCTTTCTAAACAATTGATGCGATTCCTGGCAATCTTCTGCCAAATTTCTCATAATGAGTCATTCGTAAATCTGTGAATTAGCCATTCACCTAGACAAATTTTTCTGCTCCACCAAACGCACACTTTGAAAGGTGATTCTTATGAGTATTCCAAAAGTAGTAGATGGGCTGATGGACTATTTTTCGGGTGCTGTGAGTCGGATTTTCGGCTTAAGTGATGATGCTTATCCCAGTACAGGACTTCAGCCTTTTAGCGGCAATATTTACGACAAGAAGCACGATAAGAAACATTT
Protein-coding regions in this window:
- a CDS encoding NAD(P)/FAD-dependent oxidoreductase; this encodes MKLVVIGGGAAGFFGAICAAQSGMEVTLLEAGRQCLSKVLISGGGRCNVTHACFEPSLLVQHYPRGGKALRGAFSQFQAKHTIEWFTDRNVKLKTEADGRIFPITDDSRTIADCLFNQAADLGVKIYTQAPVKSVTKLGDEFAIELRSGEVLTADRVLIATGSNPHGYEFARALGHSIIEPVPSLFTFNVRDDRLTDLAGVSVDSARLKLQVGESKFEQTGALLITHWGLSAPAVLKLSAWAARELHDYNYRAKLTINWLPKQNPEQLRQELTAVRGQIPQKTIAANCPVMLPRRLWERLTEAVGIDRDRRWAELSNKTLNQLIQELTQGSYQISGKGAFKEEFVTCGGVSLKEINFKTMESRCCSGLYFAGEILDIDGITGGFNFQSAWTTGWIAGNAIAKPSKLQV
- a CDS encoding DUF4112 domain-containing protein; the protein is MQPHRDKTIARLRSLTHLLDNAFPIPGTKYRVGIDPIIGLLPGGGDVAMSFVSSYILIEAARLGLPRPTLLRMLWNLILDALLGIVPMAGDFVDLAWKANSKNLALIEAHLAKPGQQAKADYLFVALLIVIFLAVVIALGMLTVLVISTIWNAIAA
- a CDS encoding Uma2 family endonuclease, which translates into the protein MSQAANRVYWTTEDLKLLPESSNRYEIVDGHLLMTRAPHWKHQKVIGQAYQVLNVWSGISQVGQAVPTPGVIFDDADNVIPDVIWISNERLAVGVDEEGHFTIAPELIVEVLSPGTQNERRDRETKLKLYAERGVQEYWILDWRIQQLEVYRRQDALLQLVSTLFSQDRLTSALLPEFDCAVAEFFR
- a CDS encoding DNA methyltransferase; this translates as MLNAEVESPRSTQLSLPIPVPNSNRKGLEINQLRPEDRSAHDWYRFVLSYPPHLVREYLQKFKVDSSQRVLDPFCGTGTTPVECKKLGIKSVGIEANAMAAFACQTKLNWTVDPDALIRHAEDIATTAEAVQNQPRQPRTLTEEVQKLLLADSISPVPLDKTLVLLEEIQRHSNDRYDAHIRLALAKALVFSISNLRFRPEVSIGVAKSDAPVIESWLQAVRIIANDLRTLASQAETEAIVHHADSRNAGQILAPDSIDAVITSPPYPNEKDYTRTTRLESVLLGFINTKAELQAMKRGLVRSNTRGVYKVDDDDRWVSHFPEIQRIAQEIEDRRIELGKTSGFERMYARVTKLYFGGMAKHLAELRSALRPGAQLAYVVGDQASYLRVMIRTGQLLADIASELGYEVVNIDLFRTRLATATKEQIREEVVVLRWNGKQ
- a CDS encoding NAD+ synthase; protein product: MKIAIAQLNPTIGDIQGNANKILQAADRAASENVRLLLTPELSLCGYPPRDLLLDPSFIATMAKQLAELAANIPEGVAVLVGTVEPNARSLSTGGKPLFNSVALIEKGNILKVFHKRLLPTYDVFDEDRYFEPGNQPNQFELDGVRIGVTICEDLWNDEEFWGRRTYTLNPIADLAQAGVEFTINLSASPYTVGKRKLREAMLQHGALRFQQPLIYANQVGGNDDLIFDGASFAINRKGALIARSISFEEDWLTIEYNLATRDFENSTIVEAPDCEEAELWSALVLGVRDYARKCGFSKIVLGLSGGIDSSLIAAIAAEAVGQDNVLGILMPSPYSSDHSIQDALDLAQNLGIQTQTLPIGTIMECFDHTLDPLFAGTPFGLAEENLQSRIRGTLLMAVSNKFGHLLVSTGNKSEIAVGYCTLYGDMNGGLAAIADVPKTKVYKLCEWINRSQEIIPVNVLVKPPSAELKPGQKDQDSLPEYDVLDDILDRYIHQHQAPAEIVATGHEAAIVERIVKLVRIAEFKRKQAPPGLKVTDRAFGTGWRMPIANRWIARI
- a CDS encoding DUF86 domain-containing protein translates to MREIRLLLSDILECITWIESYTAEGREAFLQNRMMRDAVVRNLEIIGEATKQLPLSIRESYPDISWKRIAGLRDVLIHDYVRVDPEEVWRVVEQNLPELKTNITAILQTLNQS
- a CDS encoding nucleotidyltransferase family protein; protein product: MGLGIEELLADKREEILAIARKHKAFNIRVFGSVSRGEANAESDVDFLVEMKNHSLLDRIALIQDLEDVLGRKVDVALPENLHELIRDRVLKEAVPL
- a CDS encoding NUDIX hydrolase, producing MPRTHKKTTRSLMGEKLADFRVGVDNVIFSVDTAQNRLLVLLVMRHEEPFLGQWSLPGTLVRQGESLEDAAYRILSEKIRVRNLYLEQLYTFGGPDRDPREAKESYGVRYLSVSYFALVRFAEAELIADGVSGIAWYPVDQLPQLAFDHNKILEYGHRRLRNKLEYSPVAFDVLPELFTLSDLFQLYTTVLGENFSDYSNFRSRLLKLGFLSDTGVKVSRGAGRPASLYRFDAEAFAPLKDKPLVFI
- a CDS encoding nicotinate-nucleotide adenylyltransferase → MRIALFGTSADPPTTGHLEILRWLSGQFDHVAVWAADNPFKSHQTELAHRTAMLQVLVNELGCPNVQVHPELSHPRTIVTVDRIQERYPNAELTLVVGFDVAQQLSKWYRVTELLQRVRVLVIPRSRYQFKTEDLQRLEALGAQTTIAPATVPDVSSTAYREGCDLSGVTASIQAYIDREQLYQCHAHIKKQPVH
- a CDS encoding nicotinate phosphoribosyltransferase; the protein is MEDLELIIRPEDYSLLTDLYQLTMAACYVGEGLDQRRASFELSVRRLPKGFGYLIAMGLAQALEYLENFQFGDAQILALQSTGIFEQAPERFWARLKEGQFEGDVWAVPEGTAVFANEPLLRIEAPLWQAQLVETYLLNTINYQTLVATRAARMRDVAGKDAILFEFGTRRAFSPQGSIWAARSALAGGLDATSNVLAAVKLDRKPVGTMAHSLVMALSAIEGTESGAFATFHRYFPGAPLLIDTYDTIAAAESLSKQLKAGEIELAGVRIDSGDLLDLSKKVRSLLPGVSIFASGDLDEYRIAELRANGACIDGYGLGTQLVTGAPVNGVYKLVEIDGIPVMKEATGKVTYPGRKQIFRQAGVRDRLGLATEDPKGEIPLLQLVFKQGERMSEPETIAQIRDRAWKNVQSLPESARQLESPIALPVELSEALSELTDRTRHRSKSV